A single region of the Spirochaetota bacterium genome encodes:
- a CDS encoding acyl-CoA dehydrogenase, protein MEFGFTEEQLMFRETVYKYAKNEIYPLCEEADLKSEFSREVWKKLGSMGLLGLPFPEELGGSGADVVTCCLAGEAMGHAGVDSGHLLALGAHTYLCADTLHKWGNEAQRKKYIPRLASGEWIGAMGLTEPGAGSDAASMQTTATKKGDRWVLNGSKTFITNAPVCDVCVVYATIDRAKKHQGITAFIVERGTKGFSTGKPFHKMGVRASATSEVFLEDCEIPEENLLGEVGMGFMYTHETLSWDRSALLAPFVGGLQFMIEQCGQYATDRVQFDKPIKSFQAIQHKLADIKVILEGSRMAVYRVAFDKDSGKPLNHMHTSIAKAFVGDWGIKAASEGVQIFGGYGYIHDYPIEKYLRDAKLAQIGGGTSEVQRFIISRLMSF, encoded by the coding sequence ATGGAATTCGGGTTCACGGAAGAACAGTTGATGTTCAGGGAAACCGTCTATAAGTACGCGAAAAATGAAATCTACCCGCTGTGCGAAGAAGCGGATCTCAAGTCGGAGTTCAGCCGCGAGGTGTGGAAAAAGCTCGGATCCATGGGGCTCTTGGGGCTGCCCTTCCCCGAGGAGCTGGGAGGATCGGGCGCCGACGTGGTGACCTGCTGCCTCGCCGGCGAGGCCATGGGACACGCGGGTGTCGACAGCGGGCACCTGCTCGCCCTGGGGGCGCACACCTATCTGTGCGCCGACACGCTCCACAAGTGGGGCAACGAAGCGCAGAGAAAGAAATATATTCCCCGGCTCGCAAGCGGTGAATGGATCGGGGCCATGGGTCTCACCGAGCCCGGCGCCGGTTCCGACGCCGCGTCCATGCAGACGACCGCGACGAAGAAGGGGGACCGATGGGTGCTCAACGGCAGCAAGACCTTCATCACCAACGCGCCGGTCTGCGACGTGTGCGTGGTGTACGCCACTATCGACCGGGCGAAGAAACACCAGGGCATCACCGCGTTCATCGTCGAAAGGGGAACAAAGGGTTTCTCTACGGGAAAACCGTTCCACAAGATGGGTGTGCGCGCATCGGCAACCTCCGAGGTGTTCCTGGAGGATTGCGAGATACCGGAAGAGAACCTGCTGGGCGAGGTCGGCATGGGATTCATGTATACCCATGAGACGCTTTCCTGGGACCGCAGCGCGCTCCTGGCCCCGTTCGTGGGCGGCCTGCAGTTCATGATCGAGCAGTGCGGGCAGTACGCGACCGACCGCGTCCAGTTCGACAAGCCCATAAAGAGCTTCCAGGCGATACAGCACAAGCTTGCCGACATCAAGGTCATCCTCGAGGGATCGCGCATGGCGGTGTACCGCGTGGCGTTCGATAAGGATTCCGGCAAACCCCTCAACCACATGCACACCTCGATCGCCAAGGCGTTCGTGGGCGACTGGGGCATCAAGGCGGCCTCGGAAGGGGTCCAGATTTTCGGAGGGTACGGATATATCCACGATTACCCGATAGAAAAATACCTGCGCGACGCGAAGCTCGCGCAGATAGGCGGCGGCACCTCCGAGGTGCAGCGGTTTATCATATCCCGTCTCATGAGCTTCTAA
- a CDS encoding TetR family transcriptional regulator — MQNKSVHDGNMRRVMDKTENESRKENAQNDIGRMRRSQLTRAAYKVVSRKGYYNFTIRDIAREAGLSAGLVHYYFKDKQDLLLNLLKEINTNIKSYLHRELVKTDSCRQKIMAFMDQAFGLVEKEKEYFYVLIDFWTQVNHNARMRQANIKLFQSYRDECAAILTEGVEKGEFAAMNVRYYASIIISLIQGTIVQYVIDNNAFDYAEYTERIKSQIISMIIKPKE; from the coding sequence ATGCAAAATAAAAGCGTACATGATGGGAATATGAGACGAGTGATGGACAAAACCGAGAACGAGAGCCGGAAGGAAAACGCGCAGAACGATATCGGCCGCATGCGGCGCTCGCAGCTCACGAGGGCGGCGTACAAGGTGGTCAGCCGGAAGGGCTATTACAACTTCACCATACGCGACATCGCGCGGGAGGCGGGGCTTTCGGCCGGGCTGGTCCATTACTATTTCAAGGACAAGCAGGACCTGCTCCTGAATCTCTTAAAAGAGATAAACACGAACATCAAGTCGTACCTCCACCGCGAGCTTGTGAAGACCGATTCATGCCGGCAGAAGATCATGGCGTTCATGGATCAGGCGTTCGGGCTGGTCGAGAAGGAGAAGGAATACTTTTACGTCCTCATCGATTTTTGGACCCAGGTGAACCATAACGCGAGGATGCGCCAGGCCAACATCAAGCTGTTCCAGAGCTACCGCGACGAGTGCGCCGCCATACTCACCGAGGGCGTCGAAAAGGGCGAGTTCGCGGCGATGAACGTGCGCTACTACGCGTCCATAATCATTTCCCTCATCCAGGGAACGATAGTGCAGTACGTGATCGACAACAACGCGTTCGATTACGCGGAGTACACGGAAAGAATCAAGTCGCAGATAATCAGCATGATCATAAAACCGAAAGAATAG
- a CDS encoding histone deacetylase: MAKTAYLFDPVYLEHKTEWGHPERPERLAAIDTLLRKQPYFNELVRVEKKIPDLKHIEMIHDPEYIARAKRTIEGGESYFDSMDTSVCTRSYEVALYAVGGCLNMCDCIMKGKARHGFCAVRPPGHHAERNQSAGFCIFNNVAISARYVQKEYGIERVAIVDWDVHHGNGTQHSFEDDDSIYYISLHQYSYYPGTGAEGEKGFGNGKGYTLNLPMRMGSGDEEYLSAFEDFIVPELEDFAPQVIFISAGFDAHKDDPLSAIELSSGTYYKFTKLIQDVARGYADDRIIAVLEGGYDLDALADSVERVMQAFVEA; the protein is encoded by the coding sequence ATGGCGAAGACGGCGTACCTGTTCGATCCCGTTTACCTTGAGCATAAAACGGAGTGGGGCCATCCCGAGCGCCCCGAACGCCTGGCCGCCATCGACACGCTTTTAAGAAAGCAGCCGTATTTCAACGAGCTCGTGCGCGTGGAGAAGAAAATTCCCGACCTTAAGCACATCGAGATGATACACGATCCCGAGTATATCGCGCGCGCGAAACGCACGATCGAGGGGGGTGAATCGTATTTCGACTCGATGGACACCTCGGTATGCACGCGCTCGTACGAGGTCGCGCTCTACGCCGTAGGGGGGTGCCTCAACATGTGTGACTGCATCATGAAAGGGAAGGCGCGGCACGGCTTCTGCGCGGTGCGGCCGCCCGGACATCATGCCGAGCGGAATCAGTCGGCGGGATTCTGCATCTTCAACAACGTGGCGATATCGGCGCGCTATGTCCAGAAGGAATACGGGATCGAGAGGGTTGCGATCGTCGACTGGGACGTTCACCACGGCAACGGCACCCAGCACTCCTTTGAGGACGACGATTCCATCTATTACATAAGCCTGCACCAGTATTCCTACTACCCGGGGACGGGCGCGGAGGGCGAGAAGGGATTCGGCAACGGGAAGGGCTACACGCTGAATTTGCCCATGCGTATGGGAAGCGGCGACGAGGAATACCTTTCGGCATTCGAGGATTTCATTGTGCCGGAACTCGAGGATTTCGCGCCGCAGGTGATCTTCATCTCCGCGGGATTCGACGCGCATAAAGACGATCCCCTCTCCGCGATCGAGCTGAGCTCAGGGACCTATTACAAGTTCACGAAGCTCATCCAGGACGTTGCGCGCGGCTACGCCGACGACCGCATCATCGCCGTGCTCGAGGGGGGCTACGACCTTGACGCCCTCGCCGACAGCGTCGAGCGCGTCATGCAGGCCTTCGTGGAGGCGTAA
- a CDS encoding acyl-CoA dehydrogenase, with the protein MNYDYSDVQNSVRENFANFCQRELAPRAPMLDRAHEDEVPALIKENIRKLASVGFLGMAHEEKYGGTALDLVTQAIAGEEVARACASSFLSAGASCGLCGVPIKLFGSDAQKQKYLPGIVSGDLVGAFGLTEPEAGSDAAAIKTTAVKKGAEWVLNGVKTFITNATIADVVLVMAYTDKAAGPGAGVTAFLVGKDAPGYSVSTPFDKLGFRGSPTAEVIMQECRVPEGAVLGEVGKGFIQAMQTLEFGRIGMATVSLGIAVAAMDFANRYSKERKAFGKPINRYQEVSFKLADMMIMTDISRLLIHKAAWAKDVKDPESATLASCAKLFASEAATQIASLAVQVHGGYGYIKEFPVERLYRDAKLGEIGEGTSEIQRVLIARNILARFAK; encoded by the coding sequence ATGAACTACGATTATTCCGACGTACAGAATTCGGTCCGTGAGAATTTCGCGAACTTTTGCCAGAGGGAGCTCGCGCCCCGCGCGCCCATGCTTGACAGGGCTCACGAGGACGAGGTGCCCGCGCTTATAAAGGAAAACATCAGGAAACTCGCCTCCGTGGGCTTTCTCGGGATGGCGCACGAGGAAAAATACGGCGGGACCGCGCTTGACCTCGTGACACAGGCGATCGCCGGCGAAGAGGTCGCCAGGGCGTGCGCGTCCTCGTTCCTCTCTGCGGGCGCGAGCTGCGGCCTGTGCGGGGTGCCGATAAAACTTTTCGGATCCGACGCGCAGAAGCAGAAATACCTGCCCGGCATCGTGAGCGGCGACCTCGTAGGGGCGTTCGGCCTTACCGAGCCCGAGGCCGGCTCCGACGCCGCGGCCATAAAGACCACCGCCGTGAAAAAAGGCGCGGAGTGGGTGCTCAACGGCGTGAAGACGTTCATCACGAACGCGACCATCGCGGACGTCGTGCTCGTAATGGCATATACCGACAAGGCCGCCGGTCCCGGCGCGGGCGTCACCGCGTTCCTGGTGGGCAAGGACGCCCCCGGCTATTCCGTGAGCACGCCGTTCGACAAGCTCGGCTTCCGCGGGTCACCCACGGCCGAGGTTATTATGCAGGAGTGCCGCGTTCCCGAAGGCGCCGTGCTCGGCGAGGTGGGGAAGGGATTCATACAGGCGATGCAGACGCTCGAGTTCGGGCGCATCGGCATGGCCACGGTATCCCTGGGGATCGCGGTCGCCGCAATGGACTTCGCGAACAGGTACTCGAAGGAGCGCAAGGCCTTCGGGAAGCCCATCAACCGGTACCAAGAGGTCTCATTCAAGCTCGCGGACATGATGATCATGACCGATATCTCACGCCTGCTCATCCACAAGGCGGCATGGGCGAAGGACGTCAAGGATCCGGAGTCCGCGACGCTGGCCTCGTGCGCGAAGCTTTTCGCGAGCGAAGCCGCCACGCAGATCGCGAGCCTCGCCGTCCAGGTGCACGGTGGTTACGGCTACATCAAGGAATTCCCCGTCGAGCGTCTCTATCGCGACGCGAAGCTCGGCGAGATAGGAGAGGGGACCTCGGAGATACAGCGTGTGCTCATCGCCAGGAACATACTCGCGCGATTCGCTAAATAG
- a CDS encoding 3-oxoacid CoA-transferase — protein sequence MADYNAMELMICVAARNLEDGATVVVGTGAPCAAAMLSQKTHSPNLTIMFEAGGVAPILPSMPISVGDSRTFHKAIMASSMPEIMETCQRGMVDYTFLGGAQIDMYGNINSTMIGKDHQKPKVRFPGSGGANDLASLCWRTMMMTVQDAKRFTDKPDFITSPGYLQGGNSRYEAGLPLGTGPYRIITNMAIMGFDAETKWMTVLSINPGYSRKDVQDNCGFELKWAQKITDTDPPHAEELRILREVVDPHRYIIGR from the coding sequence ATGGCAGATTACAATGCGATGGAACTCATGATATGCGTTGCCGCGCGCAACCTCGAGGACGGCGCGACGGTGGTCGTGGGCACGGGGGCGCCCTGCGCGGCCGCCATGCTCTCGCAGAAGACGCACTCCCCCAATCTCACGATCATGTTCGAGGCGGGGGGCGTGGCGCCCATCCTGCCGTCCATGCCCATCTCGGTGGGCGACTCGCGCACCTTTCACAAGGCGATCATGGCGAGCTCGATGCCGGAGATCATGGAGACGTGCCAGCGCGGGATGGTGGACTACACCTTCCTGGGCGGGGCGCAGATAGACATGTACGGGAATATCAACTCGACGATGATCGGGAAGGACCACCAGAAACCCAAGGTGCGCTTCCCCGGTTCCGGCGGGGCGAACGACCTGGCGAGCCTCTGCTGGCGCACGATGATGATGACTGTTCAGGACGCGAAACGCTTCACGGACAAGCCCGATTTCATCACCTCGCCGGGTTACCTCCAGGGCGGAAATTCGCGCTACGAGGCGGGGCTGCCCCTGGGGACGGGACCGTACCGCATCATCACGAACATGGCGATCATGGGATTCGACGCCGAGACGAAGTGGATGACGGTGCTCTCGATCAATCCCGGGTACAGCCGCAAGGACGTGCAGGACAACTGCGGCTTCGAGCTGAAGTGGGCCCAGAAGATCACCGACACCGACCCGCCGCACGCGGAGGAGCTCAGGATATTGCGCGAGGTCGTGGACCCGCATCGTTATATAATAGGACGATAA
- a CDS encoding thiolase family protein, with translation MDNAAIIGIGMTKIEARKVDMTFADMAFEATRKALDDAGMTIDDIDNVITTSNDFWDGRTISCMAVGDASGANDKNVSCVEGDGAFGAFYGLARSLSGSYGTTLVTGHSKGSQSVSSLITNAAFDPIYNRALGLDMIGACAMQASAYMHRTGTTARQLAAVSVKNHGNALKNPNAQLGMKLSVEDVLKSEMIADPLHKLDCSPVSDGCCAIIIANEDRAKKYKGKPVWIKGVAMCADAYFFGDRDLSRADSLVKAAKQACAMAGVSDPAKQIDFAEVYDAFSYQELMWLEGLGLCADGAAGKLIEDGAFGIEGRLPVNASGGLLGGHAVIAAGLYRIAEVVKQIRGEAGAYQVKKAHVGLAHGVNGLAGQSHCVWILGKDR, from the coding sequence ATGGATAACGCGGCGATTATCGGCATTGGCATGACGAAGATAGAGGCCAGGAAGGTGGACATGACGTTCGCCGACATGGCCTTCGAGGCGACCAGGAAGGCCCTGGACGACGCGGGGATGACGATCGACGACATCGATAACGTGATCACCACCTCGAACGATTTCTGGGACGGAAGGACTATCTCCTGCATGGCGGTGGGCGACGCGAGCGGCGCGAACGACAAGAACGTTTCATGCGTGGAGGGAGACGGCGCCTTTGGCGCGTTTTACGGGCTCGCGCGGTCGCTTTCGGGTTCGTACGGCACGACCCTCGTGACGGGCCATTCGAAGGGATCGCAGAGCGTATCGAGCCTCATCACCAACGCGGCCTTCGATCCCATTTACAACAGGGCGCTCGGCCTGGACATGATCGGCGCATGCGCGATGCAGGCCTCCGCGTACATGCACCGGACCGGCACCACGGCGCGGCAGCTCGCGGCCGTTTCGGTGAAAAACCACGGGAACGCGCTGAAAAACCCGAACGCCCAGCTCGGTATGAAGCTTTCGGTGGAGGACGTGCTCAAGTCGGAGATGATCGCGGACCCGCTGCACAAGCTGGACTGTTCACCCGTATCGGACGGGTGCTGCGCGATCATCATCGCGAACGAGGACCGGGCGAAAAAGTACAAGGGCAAACCGGTCTGGATCAAGGGCGTGGCGATGTGCGCGGACGCGTACTTTTTCGGAGACCGCGACCTGTCCAGGGCCGATTCGCTCGTCAAGGCGGCGAAGCAGGCCTGCGCGATGGCGGGCGTATCGGACCCCGCTAAACAAATAGACTTTGCCGAGGTGTACGACGCGTTCAGCTACCAGGAGCTCATGTGGCTGGAGGGCCTGGGCCTGTGCGCGGACGGTGCCGCCGGGAAGCTCATCGAGGACGGGGCGTTCGGGATCGAGGGGAGGCTGCCGGTGAACGCGTCGGGCGGGCTCCTGGGCGGGCACGCGGTGATCGCCGCGGGACTGTATCGGATCGCCGAGGTCGTGAAGCAGATTCGCGGCGAAGCGGGTGCGTACCAGGTGAAGAAGGCCCATGTAGGCCTCGCCCACGGTGTGAACGGCCTTGCGGGCCAGTCGCACTGCGTGTGGATTCTCGGCAAGGACAGGTAG
- a CDS encoding Zn-ribbon domain-containing OB-fold protein, whose amino-acid sequence MADIFKGVEPLVVKSKISVPYHWWAGETASTFYVTLRDKQAIMGTRCAKCAKLFLPPRKTCPLCFGTEMEWKAVKTAGVVQAFTVVRRQLAAMSKKAPVIYALIKLEGADSGFLHVLDQVRPEDVKIGMRVEAKFAGNRTATIFDIEYFKPASQEK is encoded by the coding sequence ATGGCAGACATTTTCAAGGGCGTCGAGCCCCTGGTAGTGAAGAGCAAGATAAGTGTTCCCTACCACTGGTGGGCCGGAGAAACGGCGAGCACGTTCTACGTAACCCTGCGCGATAAGCAGGCGATCATGGGCACCCGTTGCGCGAAATGCGCGAAGCTCTTCTTGCCGCCCCGCAAGACGTGTCCCCTGTGTTTCGGCACGGAGATGGAATGGAAGGCGGTCAAGACGGCAGGCGTCGTCCAGGCCTTCACCGTGGTACGCAGGCAGCTCGCGGCGATGTCGAAAAAGGCGCCGGTAATCTACGCCCTTATAAAGCTCGAAGGCGCGGATTCCGGGTTCCTTCACGTCCTGGACCAGGTGCGCCCCGAGGACGTGAAGATCGGGATGCGGGTCGAGGCGAAGTTCGCCGGAAACAGGACGGCGACCATCTTCGACATAGAATATTTCAAGCCGGCCAGCCAGGAGAAATGA
- a CDS encoding Zn-ribbon domain-containing OB-fold protein, whose protein sequence is MESGDAAQPFDYAVGMHGSKFFKELRDNKKIMGIRCPKCGKVYVPPRGVCGPCFQEMSEFVEVGPGGYIGTYTILRFAFIDPETGHQKPVPYGYGFIKFDGADTLFQHYIDIEDEKKVKIGARVEPVFAAERKGTIKDIQYFRVVD, encoded by the coding sequence ATAGAGTCCGGGGACGCGGCGCAGCCGTTCGATTACGCCGTGGGCATGCACGGTTCCAAGTTCTTCAAGGAGCTTCGTGACAACAAGAAGATCATGGGGATACGCTGTCCCAAATGCGGGAAGGTCTACGTTCCGCCCCGCGGGGTGTGCGGTCCCTGTTTCCAGGAAATGAGCGAATTTGTGGAGGTGGGGCCGGGCGGCTATATCGGCACCTACACCATCCTCCGCTTCGCGTTCATCGATCCCGAGACCGGGCACCAGAAACCCGTTCCCTATGGCTACGGCTTCATCAAGTTCGACGGCGCCGACACGCTGTTCCAGCATTACATCGACATCGAGGACGAGAAGAAGGTAAAAATCGGCGCGCGCGTAGAGCCCGTCTTTGCCGCGGAGCGCAAGGGAACGATCAAGGACATTCAGTATTTCCGGGTGGTGGATTAG
- a CDS encoding thiolase family protein — protein MAKRVAIVGTGQTFHKSHRPDVNGQELINEAVQRALRDAGLTIGDIDAIVIGNMDHFEGINYVDCWSVDGAGGFMKPVLKITTGGTTGCTIAIGGYHLVASGMYDKVLVIGWEKNSESDTSGAITTAFDPIWDRLVFAGAISGLAAEAQAYMARYGATDRDAARVSVRDRKHALNNPHAQLRKEVSIEEVLASPMLADPIHLLDICPRTDGACAVVMANEDSAEKLCENPDWIWGTGNRHSYAYIGDADMGRLTSMERTAREIFKKAGIREPRKEINVIELYQPYSFAGIIWIEDMGIVPPGKGAEYIWSGATDMGGELPVNPSGGVISCNPIGATGLVRCAEAAMQVMGNAEGRQVPNVNFAVSTGFGGCWWTDMILHGKKKPNY, from the coding sequence ATGGCAAAGAGGGTTGCGATAGTCGGAACGGGCCAGACTTTCCACAAGAGTCACAGGCCCGACGTGAACGGACAGGAGCTCATCAACGAAGCGGTCCAGCGCGCGCTCCGGGACGCGGGGCTCACCATCGGGGACATAGACGCCATCGTTATCGGGAACATGGACCACTTCGAGGGGATCAATTACGTGGATTGCTGGAGCGTGGACGGCGCCGGCGGTTTCATGAAGCCCGTTCTAAAGATAACCACGGGCGGCACGACGGGGTGCACGATCGCGATCGGGGGCTACCACCTGGTCGCCTCGGGCATGTACGACAAGGTGCTCGTCATCGGGTGGGAGAAGAATTCGGAATCGGACACCTCGGGTGCGATCACGACGGCCTTCGATCCCATCTGGGACCGGCTGGTCTTCGCGGGCGCGATCTCGGGCCTGGCCGCGGAGGCGCAGGCGTACATGGCGCGCTACGGCGCGACCGACAGGGATGCCGCGCGGGTGTCGGTGCGCGACAGGAAGCACGCGCTCAACAACCCGCACGCGCAGCTTCGCAAGGAGGTCTCGATCGAGGAGGTGCTGGCGTCACCGATGCTCGCTGACCCCATACATCTGCTGGATATCTGCCCCCGCACCGACGGCGCGTGCGCGGTCGTTATGGCGAATGAGGACAGCGCGGAGAAGCTCTGCGAAAATCCCGACTGGATATGGGGAACCGGTAACCGGCACTCGTACGCCTACATCGGTGACGCCGACATGGGAAGACTCACCAGCATGGAACGCACCGCCCGCGAGATATTCAAAAAGGCGGGGATCAGGGAGCCGCGCAAGGAAATTAATGTCATAGAGCTGTATCAGCCCTATTCCTTCGCGGGGATCATCTGGATCGAGGACATGGGAATCGTCCCGCCGGGGAAGGGCGCGGAGTACATCTGGAGCGGGGCGACCGACATGGGCGGCGAGCTCCCGGTGAATCCCTCGGGGGGGGTGATCTCCTGCAATCCCATAGGCGCGACCGGCCTGGTACGGTGCGCCGAGGCGGCGATGCAGGTCATGGGAAATGCCGAGGGGCGTCAGGTGCCAAACGTGAATTTCGCGGTGAGCACGGGCTTTGGCGGATGCTGGTGGACCGATATGATCCTCCACGGAAAGAAAAAACCGAATTACTAG
- a CDS encoding CoA transferase subunit A — translation MDLKSGINTLFTDPDPDNAREFFRHKSRAMKSKLTTVQEAVRTMIKDGDYVAIGGFGANRIPTAILHEMVRQKKKNLGFAGHTSTHDFQILVGGECIDRCDVAYIIGLEARGLSASARRYVESGKLKLTEWTNGTLSWRLKAAAMGLSFLPARNIMGTDTFKYSAGKEIECPYTGKKFAAHPALYPDFAAIHVHECDVYGNARVYGASVSDQDLAKAAKRVVLTTERIISTDKIRQNPECTFIPFWCVDAVIEVPYGSYPGNMPYEYFSDEAHIKEWLTVEKDPDEFRKFLDKQIYGTKDFYEYLELNGGIGKMMKLRSIELLTDRQ, via the coding sequence ATGGATCTCAAGTCGGGAATAAACACCCTGTTCACCGATCCCGATCCGGACAATGCGCGTGAATTTTTCAGGCACAAGTCCCGGGCGATGAAATCAAAGCTCACCACCGTGCAGGAAGCGGTGCGCACGATGATCAAGGACGGCGACTATGTCGCGATAGGCGGGTTCGGGGCGAACAGGATCCCCACGGCGATACTGCACGAAATGGTGCGCCAGAAGAAAAAGAACCTGGGCTTCGCGGGACATACCTCTACCCATGACTTCCAGATACTGGTCGGCGGGGAATGCATCGACCGCTGCGACGTGGCCTACATCATAGGCCTCGAGGCGCGGGGATTGTCGGCATCCGCGCGGCGCTACGTCGAGAGCGGGAAGCTCAAGCTCACTGAGTGGACGAACGGGACCCTCTCGTGGAGGCTCAAGGCGGCGGCCATGGGGCTTTCCTTTCTGCCGGCGCGCAACATTATGGGGACCGATACCTTCAAGTACAGCGCCGGCAAGGAGATCGAGTGCCCGTACACAGGGAAAAAGTTCGCGGCGCACCCTGCGCTCTACCCGGACTTCGCGGCGATCCACGTGCACGAGTGCGATGTCTATGGGAACGCACGCGTCTACGGGGCCTCGGTCTCGGACCAGGACCTGGCGAAGGCGGCCAAGCGCGTGGTGCTGACCACGGAGCGCATCATCTCCACCGACAAGATCCGGCAGAACCCGGAGTGCACGTTCATCCCGTTCTGGTGCGTGGACGCCGTCATCGAGGTGCCCTACGGGAGCTACCCGGGCAACATGCCCTACGAGTACTTCTCGGACGAGGCGCACATCAAGGAATGGCTGACCGTGGAGAAGGACCCGGACGAGTTCAGGAAGTTCCTGGATAAACAGATCTACGGGACGAAGGACTTCTACGAATACCTGGAGCTTAACGGCGGTATCGGGAAGATGATGAAACTGCGGTCGATCGAGCTTTTGACCGACAGGCAGTAA
- a CDS encoding MaoC family dehydratase, with product MSIDTKFIGKTYPTKTYDVSKDKIAEFAHGIKNPDPHFIDEEFAKKSKYGCVIAPPTFAVLFGAQVIAPMFFDAELNLNMWMLVHGEQEFEFMEVVKAGDSITTSGKIVNIVNKEKLDVISYEVNSKNQLGKDVCRGMYTFVVRK from the coding sequence ATGTCAATCGACACGAAGTTTATCGGCAAGACGTACCCGACGAAGACCTATGACGTAAGCAAGGACAAGATCGCCGAGTTCGCGCACGGCATCAAGAACCCGGACCCGCATTTTATCGACGAGGAATTTGCGAAGAAATCGAAATACGGCTGCGTGATCGCGCCGCCCACGTTCGCGGTACTGTTCGGGGCGCAGGTCATCGCGCCCATGTTCTTCGACGCCGAGCTCAATCTCAACATGTGGATGCTGGTTCATGGCGAGCAGGAGTTTGAGTTCATGGAAGTCGTGAAGGCGGGGGATTCCATCACCACCAGCGGCAAGATCGTGAACATCGTGAACAAGGAAAAGCTCGACGTGATTTCCTACGAAGTAAATTCTAAAAATCAACTTGGGAAAGACGTCTGCAGGGGAATGTATACGTTCGTGGTGAGGAAATAA
- a CDS encoding rubrerythrin family protein — translation MKSIKGSKTEKNLLASFAGESQARNRYTYFASQAKKEGYEQIAEIFQETAENEKEHAKRFFKFLEGGEMEIVAAFPAGTVGSTMENLKAAAGGENMEHTSIYPGFARIAEEEGYMDVAFIFRKVAEVEAHHEKRYIQLMKNILDGKVFKKDSKTQWKCRNCGYVHEGAEAPEACPACAHAKAYFEILAENY, via the coding sequence ATGAAGAGCATCAAGGGTTCGAAAACCGAGAAAAATCTGCTCGCGTCGTTCGCGGGGGAATCCCAGGCGCGCAACCGATACACCTACTTCGCCTCGCAGGCGAAAAAGGAAGGGTATGAGCAGATAGCGGAAATTTTCCAGGAAACCGCCGAGAACGAAAAGGAGCACGCGAAGCGTTTCTTCAAGTTTCTCGAGGGCGGGGAGATGGAGATAGTTGCCGCATTCCCCGCGGGGACGGTCGGCAGCACGATGGAAAACCTCAAGGCCGCGGCGGGCGGCGAAAATATGGAGCACACAAGCATCTATCCCGGGTTCGCGCGCATCGCGGAGGAAGAGGGGTATATGGACGTGGCGTTCATTTTCCGCAAGGTCGCCGAGGTGGAGGCGCACCACGAGAAGCGGTATATCCAACTCATGAAAAACATCCTGGATGGAAAGGTTTTCAAGAAGGACTCGAAGACGCAGTGGAAGTGCCGGAACTGCGGCTATGTCCACGAGGGTGCCGAAGCCCCCGAGGCATGCCCGGCGTGCGCGCACGCAAAGGCGTATTTCGAAATCCTGGCTGAAAACTATTAG
- a CDS encoding rubredoxin, which produces MKKYKCSVCGYVYDPAVGDADGGIKPGTKFEDIPADWVCPVCGVDKGAFEPMD; this is translated from the coding sequence ATGAAGAAATACAAATGCAGCGTATGCGGATATGTCTACGACCCCGCCGTGGGTGACGCCGATGGCGGGATCAAGCCCGGTACGAAATTCGAGGATATTCCCGCCGACTGGGTCTGCCCGGTATGCGGCGTGGACAAGGGCGCGTTCGAGCCCATGGATTGA